In Fusobacteria bacterium ZRK30, the DNA window TGGTAACAGTGTTAGGCACGGTAATTGTACCTCCTACAATGGCATATTTTTGATCTGGAAATTCAGTGGCAACTTTTTTTATAGATTCAGCTACGACACTACCCATTCCGATTACAAGGTCATAGTTTCCTTCCCTTGAAAAATCTCTTAAAAACACTAAATCTTCTGTTATATTAGAAGGTTCAACATATTTAAAAGTAATAAGCCCTTCATCTTCCGCTTTCTTTAATCCATCATAAGCCATTTGATTAAATCCTGTACCTAATCCGCCACTAGAGAGGACTACTCCGACATTGATCTTATTCTTACTATAAGCCGTTAAACTTAATAATAAGAAAATTAACATAAATAATTTTTTCATTTTTTTCCCTCATTTTTATTTTCTAACTTTTTCATAACTCTAATAATATGATACTTGTATCATAGGATTTGTTCAATTTAAAAAACGGAAAGTGTATGGGTACACTTTCCGTTTTTTAATATCTAGAAAACTATAAAAGTTAGAAAATAAAAAATTATAAAAATCTCGATTATATTTATCTGGATGCAACGTCACGTTGCTATTTATTTTATCATGGTAAAGGTAAATAGAGTCCCATTTTTATTGGATTTGACATCTATATCTCCGCCACATAGATGAACTAATTCATAGACTATAGACAGCCCCAAACCTGTTCCGGCTACATTACTGGTTCTTGCTTTATCGACCCTGTAAAATCTATCAAATATTTTATAGGTATCGGATTTATTCATCCCAATCCCATTGTCCTTTACAGAAATTTTATATTTATCGAATTTTTCCTCCATAGTAACTTTTATTTTAGGAGTGTTAACATTATAAATAATAGCATTTTCTATGAGATTTTTTAAGATCATGGTAGTTTTTTCAAAATCTATTCTGATATAGTCAGTTTGCAGATCTAATTTATAGGATAGATCTACTTTTTTTGATTCAATTTGATTTTCAAGAGATCTGTTGATCTCATCCTTCAAAAGGTTGACATGAATAGGAGCTAAATTTATGACCTTGCTGCTCTCTATCTTAGATAGATTTAAAAAATCCATCAAAATATTATCTAATTTTCCTGCATTTCTCTCTATGGTATTGATAAATTTATCTCTTTTATGGGAATTCTCTTCCTCCCTCAAAGCAACTAAATATCCCATAATATTAGTTAGAGGAGTTTTCAATTCATGTCCTACATTGGTAATAAAATTCTTTTGTACCTCTAGTGTTTCTCTGTTCCTGGTGATATCCTTTATGGTAAAAAGATATTCTTCCCGGGACTTCATATATTTACCCCTGAGCAATATATATTTTTGAATATCGTCTAAGAAGATTTCAGAGGTATCGTTTTCTTTTTTTGAGATCAATCGATCTATAAATTTAATAACTTCTGGATATTTGATATCTTTTTTATAATTATTAATATCTTCCTTTATATAGATAAAATTAATGGCATCATTTTTTAATTTGATTTTTTTTTCATTATCCACTAAGAGGATCCCCATATCTACAGATGAGATGATGTTATTTAATTTAATTTTTTCTAATTTTAATTTTTCTATATTCTTTAGGTTATTGTCCTGCCATTCCTTAATAACTTCCCAAAATTTAAACAGCCACCTGTCGTCTTTTGTGACGACTTCTTTTATTTCATTACCATCCTCTAGCATCTTTTTTATCTGGTCGATCCTGTCAAACAGATAGCGTTTTAAATAAAATCGATAACTTATAAGTGCAAAGAGGTTTAGCAGAGAGAATAAGATAATATGTACGTAAGTACTGAGTTTTATGTGTTTGAGAGCATTATTGGATACTACAGAAACACGAATAATTTGAGATGAATTTAATTTCAGAGCAAAATATATCATCTCTTTTTTAGTAGTTTCACTTTTCCGTGTAGAGAGACCTTCATCATCTTTTAGAGCACTTAAAATTTCAGGACGATTATGGTGATTTTCTATGGAGTCAATAGATTTATCCTCCATACTATCAAATAAAACTTTTCCATCTAAACCTATAATGGTAAATCGTTTTTGTGTTTTTTTAAAGAGATCCCCATAATTTTCAGATGGATTTTGCAGGATAATATTTTTGATTAAATAAGCATCATTTCTAAGGGAATTTTCCACATTTTTTATGCTGATTTCCGATAATTTATCGGTGTTCCACCTTACATAGAGGACCTCTATCAGGAGGATAAAAATTATTATTATAAAATCTTTTCTTCTAATTTGTATCCAACCCCCTTGATCGTTTTAATGTCTTTTGAGATACTCTTTACCTTATCTCTAATTTTTGAGATATACATATCTACAGTACGATCACCTGTATAATAGTTACTCTGCCACACTTTGTCTAATATTTTATCTCTAGTTAATACTAATCCTTTATTTTTTATAAGAAGAAGTAAAAGATCATATTCTTTTTTAGACATGGGAATCTCATTTTTATCTTCTAAAATCAAGTGTTTATCGGTATCGATAGTTATATTTTTAAACGTATATTTCTTGGTATTTACTTTCGTTTCACGGTTTAAAAGCTTCTTTACCCGTAAAACCAACTCTCTAGGATCAAATGGTTTTTTCATATAATCGTCTGCTCCTATCTCAAGACCTGATAATACATCTTCTATATCAGTTTTGGCTGTAAGCATTATTATCTTAGGGTTACCATATTTCTCTTCTGACTTTTTAATCATTTGTGCCAGACTCTTTCCATCCAAATGAGGAAGCATAAGATCCAGTATAATAATATGAGGATGATAAGTTTTTGCTAATTTTAATCCTGCCATCCCATCGCCAGCCTCAAGGACTTCATATCCCTCTTTCTCCATAAAAAAACTAATTAATTCTCTGATATCTATGTCATCTTCTACAATTAATACTTTCAATTAATAATCACCTCATCCCTTATTATTTATAAAATTATATTCTATACTTAGAATACAATTTTTTTTACTCTATTTCAAACTTTTTCTTATTTGTTTACATTAGATTTACATTGAGAGACAGAGAAATGAATAGATATTAAATTTTATATTTTATAAGTGATGATAACTTTTTATATAATCACCTATAAGTCATAATTTTAAATTTTTCTAGAATTTCAATAAAAAAATAAAACTCCCATTAAATATGGAAGTTTTGTAAAGTCTTAATAATCAGTTTAAGGTTTTGTATTTTGTTTTAGATTTTTATTTTTTAAAAACCATCTTTCTCATCTTTGATCCAACTTCTTCAATTTTAGAGTTAGAATATTTAGACCTTTCCCCCCCCATAAATTTATATCCAGTTTCTGTTTCATCTATAAATTCCTTTGCAAATTTACCATTCTGAATATCTCCTAAAACTTCTTTCATAGCTTCACGAGTTTTACCTGTGATAATTTTTTTACCAGTAACATAATCACCATATTCAGCAGTATTTGATATAGAATCTCTCATCTTAGCAAATCCTTTTTCATATACCATGTCAATTATTAATTTCATCTCATGGACACATTCAAAATATGCTACCTCAGGATTATACCCTGCTTCTACCAAGGTATCAAATCCAGCCTGCATAAGTTCTGTAACTCCCCCACAGAGTACAGCCTGTTCTCCAAATAGATCTGTTTCAGTTTCCTCTTTAAAGGTAGTTCCTATGATACCAACCTTTCTTCCTACTCCATTTCCCCATGCATCAGCAACTTCTTTGGTATCTCCGCTTATATCTTGATATACTGCTGTTAAGCAGGGAACCCCATGTCCTTTTTCAAATATTTCTCTGACCATATGCCCAGGTCCTTTAGGAGCTACCATAAATACGTTAACTTTTTCATTGGGAATGATTTTTTTATAATGGATATTAAATCCATGGGCAAAACCTAGGTATGCTCCCTCTTTTAGATTATCTTTTATATCTCTTTCGTATACAGTAGGCTGGGCTTCATCTGGAGTTAAAAACATAACTACATCAGCATCTTTTACAGCTTCTGATATTTTTTTTACTTTGACTCCTGCTTTTTCTGCTTTTTCCCAAGATTTAGAGCCTTCCCTTAATCCTACTGTCATATCCATTCCCAAATCTTTTAAGTTAAGTGCATGAGCATGTCCCTGACTTCCATATCCTATTACAGTTAATTTTTTCCCTTCTAAAACTTTTAATTCCTTCATAATATATATACTCCTTCCAATGTAATTTTTATTTATTGTTTTTCTCCTCTATGCATAGCTGTTATACCAGTTCTTGAGATCTCCAAGACCTCAAATTTTTGAACTAATTTTAAAAATCCATCGATCTTATCCAGATCTCCAATTAACTCTATAATCAATGATTCGTGGGAAATATCAATAATTTTTCCTTTAAATATATCAGCAACTTCAATAAGTTCACTCCGGGTTTTAAAGTCAGTTTTTATTTTGACTAAAATTAATTCCCTTTTGATGGTTCTTGTTTTATCAAAAATTTGTACCTCTACTACATCCACAAGTTTTCCAACCTGTTTTTTTATCTGTTCTATAATTTTTTTATTTCCTATAACAGAGATGGTCATCCTAAAAAAACCATCTCTTTCACTGACACCAGAAGTAATTCCATTGATATTAAAACCTCTTTTAGAAAACAATCCAGAAATTTTAGACAATACCCCTGGAATATCTTTCATAATAACTAAAACTTGGTATTCTCTCATCTGTCCTCCTTTGATAAAATCATCTCATGTACAGATTGCCCCGGCGGAATCATAGGGAATATATTTTCTTCCCTTGTAACAACGGCATCTATTAATACCGGTTTATTAACTTTAAATGCTTTTTCCAAAATATTATCTAGAAGGGGAATATTTTCCACTCTATATGAATCAATTCTATAAGCTTTTCCTAAAGTTAAAAA includes these proteins:
- a CDS encoding ATP-binding protein, with amino-acid sequence MENSLRNDAYLIKNIILQNPSENYGDLFKKTQKRFTIIGLDGKVLFDSMEDKSIDSIENHHNRPEILSALKDDEGLSTRKSETTKKEMIYFALKLNSSQIIRVSVVSNNALKHIKLSTYVHIILFSLLNLFALISYRFYLKRYLFDRIDQIKKMLEDGNEIKEVVTKDDRWLFKFWEVIKEWQDNNLKNIEKLKLEKIKLNNIISSVDMGILLVDNEKKIKLKNDAINFIYIKEDINNYKKDIKYPEVIKFIDRLISKKENDTSEIFLDDIQKYILLRGKYMKSREEYLFTIKDITRNRETLEVQKNFITNVGHELKTPLTNIMGYLVALREEENSHKRDKFINTIERNAGKLDNILMDFLNLSKIESSKVINLAPIHVNLLKDEINRSLENQIESKKVDLSYKLDLQTDYIRIDFEKTTMILKNLIENAIIYNVNTPKIKVTMEEKFDKYKISVKDNGIGMNKSDTYKIFDRFYRVDKARTSNVAGTGLGLSIVYELVHLCGGDIDVKSNKNGTLFTFTMIK
- a CDS encoding response regulator transcription factor; amino-acid sequence: MKVLIVEDDIDIRELISFFMEKEGYEVLEAGDGMAGLKLAKTYHPHIIILDLMLPHLDGKSLAQMIKKSEEKYGNPKIIMLTAKTDIEDVLSGLEIGADDYMKKPFDPRELVLRVKKLLNRETKVNTKKYTFKNITIDTDKHLILEDKNEIPMSKKEYDLLLLLIKNKGLVLTRDKILDKVWQSNYYTGDRTVDMYISKIRDKVKSISKDIKTIKGVGYKLEEKIL
- the ilvC gene encoding ketol-acid reductoisomerase, whose protein sequence is MKELKVLEGKKLTVIGYGSQGHAHALNLKDLGMDMTVGLREGSKSWEKAEKAGVKVKKISEAVKDADVVMFLTPDEAQPTVYERDIKDNLKEGAYLGFAHGFNIHYKKIIPNEKVNVFMVAPKGPGHMVREIFEKGHGVPCLTAVYQDISGDTKEVADAWGNGVGRKVGIIGTTFKEETETDLFGEQAVLCGGVTELMQAGFDTLVEAGYNPEVAYFECVHEMKLIIDMVYEKGFAKMRDSISNTAEYGDYVTGKKIITGKTREAMKEVLGDIQNGKFAKEFIDETETGYKFMGGERSKYSNSKIEEVGSKMRKMVFKK
- the ilvN gene encoding acetolactate synthase small subunit; translated protein: MREYQVLVIMKDIPGVLSKISGLFSKRGFNINGITSGVSERDGFFRMTISVIGNKKIIEQIKKQVGKLVDVVEVQIFDKTRTIKRELILVKIKTDFKTRSELIEVADIFKGKIIDISHESLIIELIGDLDKIDGFLKLVQKFEVLEISRTGITAMHRGEKQ